The genomic region gtcttgcctttcatttattttctgttggttttgCTGACAGAAAGCTGGCTAGCCAAGGTAACATGGGGAAACACAGTGGCCATAGCCCAACCTCAAGTCTACTactggttagctaatgttagccttatCCACTCTGCACCCGCACACCACCAGGGTCTGGTGAGAGCTAGCTAATGGTGCCGCTCATTTGGTGATTACTGCTAATAATGCCACCCTGGGGATGGCATGGTGTTGGTGTGGTACATAGTGGCCACCCTCTGATCTCCCTCCTAGGTAGCCACACCAAGAAAGCAACTTCATTCTCAgccacaaaacccctttagcatgttagcactgatTAATGATTAACTGTTAACATCCCTAGTTCAGAAATCACATGGATTACAGGAATACTTTTTGCACAATACCTGAATGCTCTGTGGTTTTCCATTCTGCGCTGGGTTTCTGGGTGAGACAACAGGATTGTGGTTTTCCTTGGGTGAAGTCTGTCTACGTCCCACCTGGCCTGTCGTGCCAACACCATTTGGTTTGTGGAAGCAGAGCACCTTCTGGAAGCTCTGCTTGAAGTTGTCAGAGAGGAACCCGTAGAGGACTGGGTTGGCGCAGGAGTTGACGTAGGTGAGGATGACCAGGAAGAAGTAGACTGCAGCGGTGGTGTTGTTCTCAGGGATGGTATGAAACAGGTTGACGATGTTGGTAGTGTAGAAGGGCATCCAACAAAGCACAAACACCAACACGATGATCACCACCATGCGCGTCACCTTACGCTCCGACTTGCGTCGCTTAGTCAGGCCTGCACGCGCACCTGCTGACCTCACCTGAAAGTGAGATGGTTGAAAAGGTTTTATGAGACTATGAGAGCAAAGCCATACAAAAAAACTATTTAGACACCAATAAAAAGCTAGACGCTGATTCTATCTGTTTCATTACCTTGATGACAATGAGCAGGTAGCAGAGGCAGATGACAATTAGAGGACCAAAGAAGCCCAGGATGGATGTGTAGAGGATGAAGACAATAGACCACAATTCCCGTGGCTCAGGCCAGGTTATGTTGCAGGTGTTGAACTCCTCCTGTACATGTGAGTAGATCGTGACCGGCAGCACAATCAGAAAGGACACGACCCACACCATGCAATTAAAAACCTTGGCCACCTGTGGCTTCCGCCATTTGGCGCTGCGAATAGGATGAACCACAGCCAGGTAGCGATCGATGCTCATCACCGTCAGGCAAAAGGTGGAGGAGAACTGGCTCATGGAATCTGCAGTCATGCACACCTTGCAGAAGAAGTCCCCATACGGCCAGTAGGAAAGTACACTGTTGGTGCCAAGGAAGGGAATTCCCAGGATGTAGAGTTCATCCGCCAATGCTAAATTGAGGATGTACATGTTGGTTACAGTCTTCATCTTGGTGTAGCGAACCACCACATAGATGACCAGCGTGTTTCCCAGAAGACCCACAATGAAGACAATGGTGTAGACGACTGCGGTGACTGTGCTGAAGGGCATTGGCGCAGCAACCTCTGAGGTATTGTTATAGGTGTGGTCCCTGGGGTAGGGCTGGGAGGAAGACATGCTGCCATTCTCAGATGTCAGCGTCCAGTTGTAGTAGCCGTCCATGTTGAAGGTGGGAGTGCTGGTGTCTGTTTGGATTACAGTAGGAGATGGCTCATGTGAGAAAAGAAAGACACATTTACAGATACTTaaaggaaactttgctgattttaaACTAGCTCTGTGTcttcacagtgtgtgcagtgagcagatgaacagtgtttggttttacCCTGTGCTCCCCTTCCCTGACAAATGTCTGCCAGGTGATCTGAAAAGTATCATCAAAGTCTGCCGGCAAATGAACAGGGAGTTCTGGGCAGCACGGGGAGAAGCCAGACACCACTGTCCATGTCTGGATGACAAAGACCCGGTTGAAAATCGCCACAGTTTACCTTTAACAACAAGCCATGCTAAAAAAACCCATAATGGTAGCTGAGTATTTTGATTGTTCTAAGACTGAATTTCTGCTCAGAGACTTCATGCTATATCTACCTTTTCCACCTCACAACACATGGACAGGAGGCTTTCTGGGCAAGATGCCCATATTTGCCAGGAGAGAAGAAACATTTTCCACTGAATTGTCTGGGCCAGTGGCCAACATGCCATTTCTCTTAATGGGGGTTGCACTTTAGAAGAAGATGACATTAGTTAAGCAGGTTTCAAGTACTTTCACTGCCGCTGGATTAGATGTCCATGATGGagggacagaaacaaaaacctGCAGCCAGGTGGCAACCAGCCGACAGCCTTATGAGCTACAGTACCACaatgataaatatatattaacagTGTTAAAGTGAGTTTTTGGACCAAACCTATTCAGCAAAAGTTATTGATTTTGTAAAATACAGCACTGCAATATATTCTACCATTGCACAAATGTAATTATATGCACAGTGAGATGAAAGTTGGATCACAGTAGATAATAATTCTTGTCTCCCGAACTGGAAACATGAGTGATGGATTTCAGTTTCCATCTCACTGTGCATTAAGATTCAACAGGAGATTAAGTACACAAAAACTTAAACGACTGAGAGGATGGATGTTTGCTGTGATTTTGCTCTTGTGCATTCATGCAGTCTTACAGCTTGAGATAACAGCAAATTGTAACTCaagctgaaaaaaacatttatctcTGGTCGACATGTCTTTGCCTTGAATTCCTCTGAATTTGCATCTCTGCTGTTCACAT from Epinephelus moara isolate mb chromosome 18, YSFRI_EMoa_1.0, whole genome shotgun sequence harbors:
- the LOC126405963 gene encoding somatostatin receptor type 5-like isoform X1; the encoded protein is MDGYYNWTLTSENGSMSSSQPYPRDHTYNNTSEVAAPMPFSTVTAVVYTIVFIVGLLGNTLVIYVVVRYTKMKTVTNMYILNLALADELYILGIPFLGTNSVLSYWPYGDFFCKVCMTADSMSQFSSTFCLTVMSIDRYLAVVHPIRSAKWRKPQVAKVFNCMVWVVSFLIVLPVTIYSHVQEEFNTCNITWPEPRELWSIVFILYTSILGFFGPLIVICLCYLLIVIKVRSAGARAGLTKRRKSERKVTRMVVIIVLVFVLCWMPFYTTNIVNLFHTIPENNTTAAVYFFLVILTYVNSCANPVLYGFLSDNFKQSFQKVLCFHKPNGVGTTGQVGRRQTSPKENHNPVVSPRNPAQNGKPQSIQQPIQMEVIGDLDSEPLTLKTELNGQGSI
- the LOC126405963 gene encoding somatostatin receptor type 5-like isoform X2, with the protein product MDGYYNWTLTSENGSMSSSQPYPRDHTYNNTSEVAAPMPFSTVTAVVYTIVFIVGLLGNTLVIYVVVRYTKMKTVTNMYILNLALADELYILGIPFLGTNSVLSYWPYGDFFCKVCMTADSMSQFSSTFCLTVMSIDRYLAVVHPIRSAKWRKPQVAKVFNCMVWVVSFLIVLPVTIYSHVQEEFNTCNITWPEPRELWSIVFILYTSILGFFGPLIVICLCYLLIVIKVRSAGARAGLTKRRKSERKVTRMVVIIVLVFVLCWMPFYTTNIVNLFHTIPENNTTAAVYFFLVILTYVNSCANPVLYGFLSDNFKQSFQKVLCFHKPNGVGTTGQVGRRQTSPKENHNPVVSPRNPAQNGKPQSIQPIQMEVIGDLDSEPLTLKTELNGQGSI